In Alosa sapidissima isolate fAloSap1 chromosome 11, fAloSap1.pri, whole genome shotgun sequence, a single window of DNA contains:
- the LOC121723456 gene encoding nuclear receptor subfamily 2 group C member 1-like, with product MDGETPQIHLVSGEGSAVGLGHRIQIVTDQQTGQKLQIVTALEQLSAGKQQFILANADYGTAGKVILTKQESPQGKVILATPDGNQLLFTSSDLAGQQIQFVTEDGSEQSPVKTLVEYCVVCGDKASGRHYGAVSCEGCKGFFKRSIRKNLMYTCRGSGECVINKHHRNRCQYCRLQRCIAVGMKQESVQCERKPVEVCREKPNNCAASTEKIYIRKNLCSPLTAMPTFVTSKAAKSSGLLESSMLLNIQQPFPKVENTVLLSASPEMNEHSQDDLSTLANVVTSLDHLNKAREMSDGCPDTLTTERQSNEDGTTAEVPMDKEQSASDITRALDTLAKALNPGDSPAEETLEATMQLVSGDQSGSILELEGPLLSDCHVPFKLMMPSPTPEYLNVNYICESASRLLFLSVHWARSLPAFQLLGGQENEINLMKACWNELFALGLAQCSSVMNVATILAAIINHLQTSLQEEKVSAERIKLVMEHIWRMQEFCNSMAKLSPDAYEYAYLKAAVLFSPDHPGIDNTLQIERFQDKAIMELQDYVVRTYPEDAYRLSKLLLRLPALRLMSAAITEELFFAGLIGNVQIDSIIPYILKMESTDYNSQVVTATV from the exons ATGGATGGAGAGACTCCTCAAATTCATCTGGTTTCAGGAGAAGGTTCAGCAGTGGGCCTAGGACATCGCATTCAg ATTGTGACAGATCAACAGACAGGCCAGAAACTACAGATTGTTACAGCATTGGAGCAGCTGTCTGCTGGGAAACAGCAGTTCATCTTGGCCAATGCAGATTATGGCACAGCAGGCAAAGTGATTCTAACCAAGCAGGAGTCCCCTCAGGGCAAAGTCATTCTTGCTACACCCGATGGCAATCAGCTATTGTTTACCTCCTCTGACCTAGCTGGACAACAAATACAG TTTGTGACCGAAGATGGTTCTGAGCAGTCACCTGTCAAGACTTTGGTTGagtactgtgtggtgtgtggagaCAAAGCCTCAG GGCGACACTATGGAGCGGTGAGCTGTGAGGGCTGCAAAGGCTTCTTCAAGCGGAGCATCCGGAAGAACCTCATGTACACATGCAGAGGATCAGGAGAGTGTGTTATCAACAAGCATCATCGCAACCGCTGTCAATATTGTCGACTGCAGCGTTGCATAGCTGTTGGCATGAAGCAAGAAT CTGTTCAGTGTGAGAGGAAGCCAGTGGAGGTATGCAGAGAAAAGCCCAACAACTGTGCTGCATCCACAGAGAAAATCTACATCCGGAAGAACCTGTGCAGCCCACTGACTGCAATGCCCACCTTTGTGACCAGCAAAGCAGCAAA ATCCTCAGGTTTGCTGGAGTCTAGCATGCTACTAAACATTCAGCAACCTTTTCCCAAAGTGGAAAACACAGTCCTGCTCTCAGCATCTCCTGAAATG AATGAGCACTCCCAGGATGACCTGAGCACTCTCGCAAATGTGGTCACGTCCTTGGACCACCTGAACAAGGCCCGGGAGATGAGCGATGGCTGCCCCGACACGCTGACCACAGAGAGGCAAAGCAACGAGGATGGCACCACAGCTGAGGTTCCGATGGATAAAGAGCAAAGTGCGAGTGACATAACAAG GGCATTGGACACCCTGGCAAAGGCTCTGAACCCCGGAGACAGCCCTGCTGAGGAGACCCTGGAGGCCACCATGCAACTGGTGTCGGGAGACCAGTCTGGCAGCATCCTGGAGCTGGAGGGCCCGTTGCTCTCAGACTGCCATGTGCCCTTCAAG CTAATGATGCCTTCGCCAACGCCTGAATACCTCAACGTGAACTACATCTGTGAGTCAGCCTcccgcctcctcttcctctcggtGCACTGGGCGCGCTCCTTACCTGCGTTCCAACTTTTAGG TGGGCAAGAGAATGAAATCAATTTGATGAAGGCTTGTTGGAACGAGCTGTTTGCTCTCGGCCTGGCTCAGTGTTCCAGTGTGATGAACGTAGCCACTATCCTGGCAGCCATCATCAACCATCTTCAGACCAGTCTACAGGAAG AGAAGGTCTCTGCCGAGAGGATCAAGCTGGTGATGGAGCACATCTGGAGGATGCAGGAGTTCTGCAACAGCATGGCCAAGCTCTCCCCAGATGCGTATGAGTACGCCTACCTCAAAGCTGCCGTCCTCTTCAGCCCTG ATCACCCAGGCATTGACAACACCCTGCAGATCGAGCGCTTCCAAGACAAGGCCATCATGGAGCTGCAGGACTATGTGGTCAGGACCTATCCTGAGGACGCATACAG gCTGTCCAAGCTGCTCCTGCGTCTCCCGGCGCTTCGACTGATGAGTGCGGCCATCACAGAGGAGCTCTTCTTCGCTGGTCTCATTGGCAATGTCCAGATCGACAGCATCATCCCCTATATCCTTAAGATGGAGTCCACCGACTACAACAGCCAGGTGGTCACTGCGACAGTCTGA
- the LOC121723458 gene encoding ubiquitin-conjugating enzyme E2 H encodes MSSPSPGKRRMDTDVVKLIESKHEVTILSGLNEFVVKFYGPQGTPYEGGVWKVRVDLPDKYPFKSPSIGFMNKIFHPNIDEASGTVCLDVINQTWTALYDLTNIFESFLPQLLAYPNPIDPLNGDAAAMYLHRPEEYKQKIKEYIQKYATEEALKEQEEGAGDSSSESSMSDFSEDEAQDMEL; translated from the exons CATTGAAAGCAAACATGAAGTTACCATCTTGAGTGGACTGAACGAGTTTGTGGTGAAGTTTTATGGACCACAAGGAA CGCCATATGAAGGAGGAGTGTGGAAGGTGCGGGTCGACCTACCAGACAAATACCCGTTCAAATCTCCGTCTATAG GTTTTATGAATAAAATATTCCACCCTAACATTGATGAAGC ATCAGGCACTGTCTGCCTAGACGTCATCAACCAGACATGGACAGCCCTTTACG ATCTCACCAACATCTTTGAGTCCTTCTTACCTCAGTTATTAGCGTACCCTAATCCCATTGATCCCTTAAATGGAGACGCAGCTGCCATGTACCTCCATCGGCCAGAGGAATACAAACAGAAAATCAAAG AATACATCCAGAAATATGCAACAGAAGAGGCTCTTAAGGAGCAAGAGGAAGGCGCTGGGGACTCCTCTTCAGAGAGCAGCATGTCGGATTTCTCCGAGGACGAGGCCCAGGACATGGAGTTGTAG